Proteins from a genomic interval of Panthera tigris isolate Pti1 chromosome A2, P.tigris_Pti1_mat1.1, whole genome shotgun sequence:
- the MAP2K2 gene encoding dual specificity mitogen-activated protein kinase kinase 2 isoform X1, translating into MLARRKPVLPALTINPAIAEGPSPTSEGASEANLVDLQKKLAELELDEQQKKRLEAFLTQKAKVGELKDDDFERISELGAGNGGVVTKVQHRPSGLIMARKLIHLEIKPAIRNQIIRELQVLHGCNSPYIVGFYGAFYSDGEISICMEHMDGGSLDQVLKEAKRIPEEILGKVSIAVLRGLAYLREKHQIMHRDVKPSNILVNSRGEIKLCDFGVSGQLIDSMANSFVGTRSYMSPERLQGTHYSVQSDIWSMGLSLVELSIGRYPIPPPDAKELEATFGRPMVDGAEGEPHSISPRPRPPGRPISGHGTDSRPAMAIFELLDYIVNEPPPKLPSGVFTQDFQEFVNKCLIKNPAERADLKTLTNHTFIKRSEVEEVDFAGWLCKTLRLNQPGTPTRTAV; encoded by the exons ATGCTGGCCCGGAGGAAGCCGGTGCTGCCGGCGCTCACTATCAACCCCGCCATCGCCGAGGGCCCGTCCCCCACCAGCGAGGGCGCCTCCGA AGCAAACTTAGTGGACCTCCAGAAGAAGCTAGCAGAGCTTGAACTCGACGAGCAGCAGAAGAAGCGTCTAGAAGCCTTCCTCACCCAGAAGGCCAAGGTCGGAGAGCTCAAGGACGATGACTTCGAAAGGATCTCGGAACTGGGGGCCGGGAACGGCGGGGTGGTCACCAAGGTCCAACACAGACCCTCCGGCCTCATCATGGCGAGAAAG CTGATCCACCTGGAAATCAAGCCGGCCATCCGGAACCAGATCATCCGCGAGCTGCAGGTGCTGCACGGGTGTAACTCCCCGTACATCGTGGGCTTCTACGGGGCCTTCTACAGCGACGGCGAGATCAGCATCTGCATGGAGCACATG GACGGCGGTTCTCTGGACCAGGTGTTGAAAGAAGCCAAGAGAATTCCCGAGGAGATCCTGGGGAAGGTCAGCATTGCG gTTCTCCGGGGTTTGGCGTATCTCCGGGAAAAGCACCAGATCATGCACCGAG ATGTGAAACCGTCCAACATCCTCGTCAACTCCCGAGGGGAGATCAAGCTGTGCGATTTTGGGGTGAGCGGGCAGCTCATCGACTCCATGGCCAACTCCTTCGTGGGAACTCGGTCCTACATGTCT CCGGAGCGGTTGCAGGGCACGCACTACTCGGTGCAGTCGGACATCTGGAGCATGGGCCTGTCCCTGGTGGAGCTGTCCATCGGAAGGTACCCCATCCCCCCGCCGGACGCCAAGGAGCTGGAGGCCACATTCGGCCGGCCCATGGTTGACGGGGCAGAAGGAGAGCCTCACAGCATCTCGCCACGGCCCAGACCGCCTGGACGCCCCATCAGTG GCCACGGGACGGACAGCCGGCCGGCCATGGCCATCTTCGAGCTGCTGGACTACATTGTGAATGAG CCACCTCCCAAGCTGCCCAGCGGTGTCTTCACCCAGGACTTCCAGGAGTTTGTAAATAAATG cctcattaAGAACCCAGCGGAGCGAGCCGACCTGAAGACGCTCACG aaCCACACGTTCATCAAGCGGTCCGAGGTGGAAGAAGTGGACTTCGCCGGCTGGTTGTGTAAAACGCTGCGGCTGAACCAGCCCGGCACGCCCACACGCACCGCCGTGTGA
- the MAP2K2 gene encoding dual specificity mitogen-activated protein kinase kinase 2 isoform X2 yields MLARRKPVLPALTINPAIAEGPSPTSEGASEANLVDLQKKLAELELDEQQKKRLEAFLTQKAKVGELKDDDFERISELGAGNGGVVTKVQHRPSGLIMARKLIHLEIKPAIRNQIIRELQVLHGCNSPYIVGFYGAFYSDGEISICMEHMVLKEAKRIPEEILGKVSIAVLRGLAYLREKHQIMHRDVKPSNILVNSRGEIKLCDFGVSGQLIDSMANSFVGTRSYMSPERLQGTHYSVQSDIWSMGLSLVELSIGRYPIPPPDAKELEATFGRPMVDGAEGEPHSISPRPRPPGRPISGHGTDSRPAMAIFELLDYIVNEPPPKLPSGVFTQDFQEFVNKCLIKNPAERADLKTLTNHTFIKRSEVEEVDFAGWLCKTLRLNQPGTPTRTAV; encoded by the exons ATGCTGGCCCGGAGGAAGCCGGTGCTGCCGGCGCTCACTATCAACCCCGCCATCGCCGAGGGCCCGTCCCCCACCAGCGAGGGCGCCTCCGA AGCAAACTTAGTGGACCTCCAGAAGAAGCTAGCAGAGCTTGAACTCGACGAGCAGCAGAAGAAGCGTCTAGAAGCCTTCCTCACCCAGAAGGCCAAGGTCGGAGAGCTCAAGGACGATGACTTCGAAAGGATCTCGGAACTGGGGGCCGGGAACGGCGGGGTGGTCACCAAGGTCCAACACAGACCCTCCGGCCTCATCATGGCGAGAAAG CTGATCCACCTGGAAATCAAGCCGGCCATCCGGAACCAGATCATCCGCGAGCTGCAGGTGCTGCACGGGTGTAACTCCCCGTACATCGTGGGCTTCTACGGGGCCTTCTACAGCGACGGCGAGATCAGCATCTGCATGGAGCACATG GTGTTGAAAGAAGCCAAGAGAATTCCCGAGGAGATCCTGGGGAAGGTCAGCATTGCG gTTCTCCGGGGTTTGGCGTATCTCCGGGAAAAGCACCAGATCATGCACCGAG ATGTGAAACCGTCCAACATCCTCGTCAACTCCCGAGGGGAGATCAAGCTGTGCGATTTTGGGGTGAGCGGGCAGCTCATCGACTCCATGGCCAACTCCTTCGTGGGAACTCGGTCCTACATGTCT CCGGAGCGGTTGCAGGGCACGCACTACTCGGTGCAGTCGGACATCTGGAGCATGGGCCTGTCCCTGGTGGAGCTGTCCATCGGAAGGTACCCCATCCCCCCGCCGGACGCCAAGGAGCTGGAGGCCACATTCGGCCGGCCCATGGTTGACGGGGCAGAAGGAGAGCCTCACAGCATCTCGCCACGGCCCAGACCGCCTGGACGCCCCATCAGTG GCCACGGGACGGACAGCCGGCCGGCCATGGCCATCTTCGAGCTGCTGGACTACATTGTGAATGAG CCACCTCCCAAGCTGCCCAGCGGTGTCTTCACCCAGGACTTCCAGGAGTTTGTAAATAAATG cctcattaAGAACCCAGCGGAGCGAGCCGACCTGAAGACGCTCACG aaCCACACGTTCATCAAGCGGTCCGAGGTGGAAGAAGTGGACTTCGCCGGCTGGTTGTGTAAAACGCTGCGGCTGAACCAGCCCGGCACGCCCACACGCACCGCCGTGTGA
- the LOC107181066 gene encoding uncharacterized protein LOC107181066, whose translation MESWACAAQHRPGLRAAPAPETCRISQPRDVHGATGTPHTSFPLRPAGPGAPHTGKGTRATGLDGAGAEAQTPRARARLSGDVEDGARAHVQYGSHGCKHPARRSFRTNGLPLGIFFLQTKRQKPTEVKKTQNQRRERPTRAPDTEGVSLCRSRTGCAEFSRRSQGPRLRDRLRLYGPRTGLEAPGHHLLPGPPSQQLLSARGACPLATGTVTRSVWRPVGTAGHLQRTWVREGTLRSPRLGRAPSFPGAWSGADGERKCQFLWSGLGSPLRGGFGAAPTPLGS comes from the exons ATGGAGAGCTGGGCCTGTGCTGCCCAACACCGCCCCGGGCTGCGGGCGGCACCGGCACCCGAGACGTGCCGG ATCTCCCAACCGCGTGACGTGCACGGGGCCACCGGGACCCCGCACACCTCCTTTCCGCTCCGCCCTGCGGGCCCTGGGGCTCCTCACACCGGGAAGGGGACGCGGGCCACAGGGCTGGACGGAGCGGGTGCGGAGGCGCAAACGCCACGGGCAAGAGCCCGGCTCTCCGGGGACGTAGAGGACGGCGCTCGTGCTCACGTGCAGTACGGCTCCCATGGATGCAAACATCCAGCCCGAAGAAGCTTCCGCACCAACGGGCTCCCGCTCGGGATTTTCTTCCTCCAAACCAAGCGCCAAAAACCAACAGaagtgaagaaaacacaaaaccaacGAAGGGAGCGCCCAACGC GAGCCCCGGACACGGAGGGGGTGTCCTTGTGCCGCTCCCGTACGGGCTGTGCCGAGTTCTCCAGGAGGAGCCAGGGGCCACGGCTGCGTGATCGGCTCCGACTCTACGGGCCACGGACAGGCCTGGAAGCACCTGGACACCACCTCCTGCCCGGACCCCCAAGCCAACAGCTCTTAAGTGCTCGAGGAGCCTGTCCCCTTGCGACAGGGACTGTCACCAGGTCTGTCTGGCGGCCGGTGGGGACTGCCGGGCACCTGCAGAGGACATGGGTCAGGGAGGGGACACTTAGGTCCCCAAGGCTCGGGCGAGCCCCCAGCTTTCCAGGAGCCTGGTctggggcagatggagagagaaagtgccAGTTTCTCTGGTCCGGCCTCGGGTCACCGCTGAGGGGAGGTTTCGGGGCGGCACCCACCCCTCTGGGGTCCTGA